One window from the genome of Aquificaceae bacterium encodes:
- a CDS encoding type II secretion system protein has translation MFQRVKKSKGFTLLELMVAIVVLAVGFSVVFETISGARLDYAQAQELERDMLELNNALVEGKTEGLQIERKTLEDYPEIEEVSYKLGSAQILVYQLRR, from the coding sequence ATGTTCCAGAGGGTGAAGAAAAGTAAGGGCTTTACCCTACTTGAGCTTATGGTTGCCATCGTGGTCCTTGCGGTGGGCTTTTCTGTGGTCTTTGAGACCATTTCAGGGGCAAGGCTTGATTACGCTCAGGCGCAGGAGCTTGAGAGGGATATGCTGGAACTCAACAACGCCCTGGTGGAGGGAAAAACTGAGGGACTTCAAATAGAGAGGAAAACCCTTGAGGACTACCCGGAGATAGAGGAGGTCTCCTACAAACTGGGTTCTGCACAGATACTTG